tttacctttaatcataatatcaaacaaaatatataattgacACTAGTGccggataaataaataaataaataaataaataaaacgaattaataaataaaacgctcGAACGGATACAAGTCATTAATAACAGAATAACATGTATACCTTGCTGTGTACagtcaaaagcctgctcaaaattgcgattacttcattttcaaattaaaatggaagcaatttgtcattatttaattttaaaagaaaaaatacccagacaacgttcagacaatggagaatacttcacgaggttataaaataatgtcattttgatagaaagtacttatatagccttttaaaacctgacataagcgaatttttacacatttctatatagaaatacatagaaacgaTAGTCatcaactttaaacaaaaatggaagcaataagttttcaAGTCTGCCACATCgataaaaaaacattgaaataaagggcaaaaaatgaagattacttcacgaggttataaaatttcgtTAAGTAttgataaaaatacgtttttaatgtttgaaatacattttcctTTACAAATCTATAGTAAACCTGattatcgataaacgttatcgggttCGCGActcgtgtatattcaagggagactactttgccgaaactactggtcaatgtATTAGAATGTTGGCCATGATAGATAGAAAATACACATTACAGTCTTTTTATAATAAGTTGATGATCAAGCACAAAttataaagtgacaaaatttgTGCGTCtaggagaaaaaaaatcataattgagatttaaaaaaaaaaaatgacatcaaCAGCCCACTAGCTTGGTGAAACGCAGCTTGATTTAAAAAGTGCGATGctcaataatttgaaaacaaaatacagaatTTTAATAGTTCCAAATGAAGGTTAATTTCCGTAAGATATTCCGAAGTTGAACGTCTCATCGAAAACGAAATACAAGACGGCAATTTGGAAATTACATGAACATGTATAGTGTAATGTATCCTTTAATTATAACAAAGGAGTATGTGTGAAATggttttatatttcttataaaactttttgtttttttaatatattacattttactttgattagataaaattaatgaattatttactttaaaagagTTAAATAGCAcctaagaaaaaaagttttaggatATATCTTCAAAGGCTTTTCGCATTTCTCTGTTGCAGTTGaaattatttgatgaaatcacacataaaacttacatgtaaatTATAAGATTAAGCGATGCTTGCAATATTTAGTAAGATTTAAACTCAGTTGTGACTTAACTTACAAGAAATAAATATAGTTACGTAGGAATTCAAGCAAATTCAGTTTGAAAACTATAATGTCTATTAGACACTACCGTTAAAGAAAATAATTGCAACGTGTTTACTGCCAATGTATTTTGCCTGGAACGAACCAGTTTTACCCTACACATATCTTTTagaatacaaacaaaaataaaacaatatatcctGCTACGTCaatcacaaaatatcatttaatataatgatcctttacatattattaataaaatgacATTTGATAAAGCTGACAAAGGTCAAATTGTTTCCTCTTTTTACAAATGTTATATTTGACTAAGATCGTTCACTTCAGTCGTCAATAGCATTCCGTTACATCGGccttattttcatttctgttgccTTAAGAGGAGAATAGTCACCTTTCCAATGTTGCCAGACAGGACCTTTTGCGTATCCTGTATTGCCGTAATCCCCGTTAAGATTAACGTCATGACAGTGTGTATACCACCAAGCACCGATGAAGTCCCGAGCACAGTTTTGGCTTCCGTCTACGTCGTTATTCCTATCTtttgttgaaaacattttgttattgTGCCTTCTTAAACTGTCTCCAGCATTCCCAGAGTATCTACCAAACGATAGCTTGTAATTGGACTGTGCATCTCCGACCAAAAACGACTCATACTCTGCATATGCCTTCTCATTTCCCATACTGGTCAAGTCAAAACGCACTTTGTATTTACCTTGAGAAGATATCATGTGTATTGCTTGGTTTCCGAGCCAGTAGTTATTGTTCACGTTTCCAAAGCCAGATTTGTATTCATCCCAAGTTCTGAAGAAATTACTCGCCGACACTCTGCGTTGTATGACAGTCCATCCCCCGGTCGTTGTGTCCATGTCACACCTAACTTGAAAGCCTTTAACACCAGGTTTTGGGTAAATAGTATAAACGCCTGTTCTTGTGTACCCGAGGTTTTGGACTTCATCGCAGTCCCGAGGTTTTGTGTTGCCATCTTTAGACCTCGAGATCTGACGCAGTTTAGCTTGAACCATTTTATTTCTAGCATTGTCCTCTTTCAGTTCATCTATTTCGTGTTTCATTGCTGCCTGTGAAGTACTCAAAATTTCAATATCGTCGTACATACTTAGtttcataaataatgtttcattttttatattttcaacattttgaatcATATCTTTTTTTCCCGCGAGAACTTGGTTTTCCATGCCAACTAGTCTCTTATCTGACTTCTCTACAAACTCTGCGATCGCCCTTTC
This is a stretch of genomic DNA from Mercenaria mercenaria strain notata chromosome 4, MADL_Memer_1, whole genome shotgun sequence. It encodes these proteins:
- the LOC123553133 gene encoding ficolin-2-like; its protein translation is MPCMSFFIVLICTLFFFNFTMSKSKFRKLESMLNLLQSRLTMLENKVFKDELDFRDDLDMILKQLTNSKDKSQDETGIFSDTGFTSTNDDELLRVLEKARTFQGGFEKEKEYIRNQLKLFEAALDDMKRQQERAIAEFVEKSDKRLVGMENQVLAGKKDMIQNVENIKNETLFMKLSMYDDIEILSTSQAAMKHEIDELKEDNARNKMVQAKLRQISRSKDGNTKPRDCDEVQNLGYTRTGVYTIYPKPGVKGFQVRCDMDTTTGGWTVIQRRVSASNFFRTWDEYKSGFGNVNNNYWLGNQAIHMISSQGKYKVRFDLTSMGNEKAYAEYESFLVGDAQSNYKLSFGRYSGNAGDSLRRHNNKMFSTKDRNNDVDGSQNCARDFIGAWWYTHCHDVNLNGDYGNTGYAKGPVWQHWKGDYSPLKATEMKIRPM